The Chiroxiphia lanceolata isolate bChiLan1 chromosome 12, bChiLan1.pri, whole genome shotgun sequence genome window below encodes:
- the POLG gene encoding DNA polymerase subunit gamma-1, which yields MRRLPWRRSVRGCSLQPQRCPSSSSASRPLPQELSQNTGQRRMNPLNIQMLSRTLHEQIFRGAQVCYSAADVQRSVEHLQRHDLWGKETSTLPDVDLRLPRMYGDNIDEHFRLLAQKQSLPYLEAAHELLRCELPPLPAQWAWQLGWTRYSPDGQAEPVDFPEERAMVLDVEVCVADGHCPTLAVVVSPNAWYSWCSRRLLEQRYSWSSHLTLADLIPMESPAGASCAGKEDWRERVVVGHNVAFDRAFIKEQYLIQGSKMRFLDTMSMHMAISGLTGFQRSLWMAAKHGKRKGMQQVKEHMKKTRSKTEGPAMTSWDWVHVSSINNLVDVHALYVGGEPLEKEAREIFVKGTMADIRSNFQDLMSYCARDVQATHEVFQEQLPLFMERCPHPVTFAGMLEMGVSYLPVNGNWKRYLDDAQGVYEELQKEMKKSLMNLANDACQLLHEHRYKDDPWLWDLEWDTQEFKQKKNPKKKKKKDEDGNSQASPAATGAEGSAQEWQEDPGPPSEDEELKVPASQLCLERLKETVALQPKRLQHLPGHPGWYRKLCPRLEEAGWVPGPSLISLQMRVTPKLMRLAWDGFPLHYSDKHGWGYLVPGRQDNLPATPSETDEPSCPYRVIENLYKQYCLEKGKEQPPGLEAAMEDELLVMDGSTMWQKVEELSRVEVDAEEKMGRVDQSLVQEEVDELCDRLEMSQPLYHHGNGPYNDVNIPGCWFFKLPHKDGNENNVGSPFAKDFLPQMEDGTLRAAVGRTHGTRALEINKMISFWRNAHKRISSQVVVWLKKGELPRVVTRHPDYNEEDNYGAILPQVVTAGTITRRAVEPTWLTASNARADRVGSELKAMVQVPPGYSLVGADVDSQELWIAAVLGEAHFAGMHGCTAFGWMTLQGKKSNATDLHSKTAATVGISREHAKVFNYGRIYGAGQPFAERLLMQFNHRLTQQQAREKAQQMYAVTKGIRRFHLSEEGEWLVRQLDLAVDRAEDGSVSAQDVQRLQREAMKRSRKRGKWNVVGHRVWAGGTESEMFNKLESIALSPTPQTPVLGCHISRALEPAVVKGEFLTSRVNWVVQSSAVDYLHLMLVAMKWLFEEFDIKGRFCISIHDEVRYLVQQQDRYRAALALQITNLLTRCMFAYKLGLQDLPQSVAFFSAVDIDQCLRKEVTMNCVTPSNPMGMEKYGIPQGEALDIYQIIEITKGSLEKK from the exons ATGAGGCGCCTGCCCTGGAGGCGGTcggtgaggggctgcagcctccagccccagcgatgcccctccagctcctcggCCAGCCGCCCgctgccccaggagctgagCCAGAATACGGGCCAGCGGCGCATGAACCCCCTCAACATCCAGATGCTCTCCAGGACCCTCCACGAGCAGATCTTCCGCGGTGCCCAGGTGTGCTACTCGGCGGCGGACGTGCAGCGCAGCGTGGAGCACCTGCAGCGCCACGACCTGTGGGGCAAGGAGACGTCCACACTGCCCGACGTGGACCTGCGGCTGCCCCGCATGTACGGGGACAACATCGACGAGCACTTTCGCCTCCTGGCACAGAAACAGAGCTTGCCCTACCTGGAGGCGGCACACGAGCTGCTGCGGTGTGAGCTGccccctctgcctgcccagtGGGCATGGCAGCTGGGCTGGACCCGCTACAGCCCTGACGGGCAAGCAGAGCCTGTGGACTTCCCCGAGGAGCGGGCGATGGTGCTGGACGTGGAGGTGTGCGTGGCTGATGGCCACTGCCCGACGCTGGCTGTGGTGGTCTCACCAAACGCCTG GTACTCGTGGTGCAGCAGGCGGCTGCTGGAGCAGCGATACTCCTGGTCCAGCCACCTCACTCTGGCCGACCTCATCCCCATGGAGAGCCCGGCAGGTGCCAGCTGTGCCGGCAAGGAGGACTGGAGGGAGAGAGTGGTGGTGGGGCACAACGTGGCCTTCGACCGGGCATTCATCAAGGAGCAGTACCTTATCCAG GGCTCTAAGATGCGTTTCCTGGACACTATGAGCATGCACATGGCCATCTCGGGGCTGACAGGCTTCCAGCGCAGCCTCTGGATGGCTGCCAAGCATGGCAAGAGGAAAGGGATGCAGCAGGTCAAGGAGCACATGAAGAAAACACGCAGCAAAACGGAGGGGCCAGCG ATGACTTCGTGGGATTGGGTGCATGTCAGCAGCATCAACAACCTGGTGGACGTGCATGCGCTTTACGTCGGGGGGGAGCCGCTGGAGAAGGAGGCACGGGAGATCTTTGTGAAGGGGACCATGGCTGACATCAGGAGTAACTTCCAG GACCTGATGTCATACTGTGCCCGTGATGTCCAGGCCACCCACGAGGTGTTTCAGGAGCAGCTACCACTCTTCATGGAGAG GTGTCCCCACCCTGTGACATTTGCAGGGATGCTGGAGATGGGGGTGTCCTACCTGCCGGTCAATGGGAACTGGAAGAGGTACCTGGACGATGCTCAGGGCGTCTAcgaggagctgcagaaggagaTGAAGAAGTCCTTGATGAACCTGGCCAATGATGCCTGCCAGCTGCTGCACGAGCACAG GTACAAGGATGACCCCTGGCTCTGGGATCTCGAGTGGGACACACAGGAGTTTAAACAGAAGAAGAACccaaaaaagaagaagaagaaagatgagGATGGGAACAGCCAAGCCTCCCCAGCAGCAACGGGTGCAGAAGGCTCAGCGCAGGAGTGGCAGGAGG ACCCTGGTCCCCCCAGCGAGGATGAGGAGCTGAAAGTCCCTGCCAGCCAGCTCTGTCTGGAGCGCCTGAAGGAGACAGTCGCACTGCAACCCAAGAGACTCCAGCACCTGCCAGGCCACCCGGG ctggtACCGCAAGCTGTGCCCACGCCTGGAGGAGGCGGGGTGGGTGCCCGGACCCAGCCTCATCAGCCTGCAGATGAGGGTGACCCCGAAGCTGATGCGCCTGGCCTGGGACGGTTTCCCTCTCCATTACTCAGACAAGCATGGCTGGGGATACCTGGTGCCAGGACGGCAGGACAATTTGCCAGCAACCCCCTCAGAGACCGATGAGCCTTCCTGCCCATACAG ggTGATCGAGAACCTGTACAAGCAGTACTGCCTGGAGAAAGGCAAGGAGCAGCCCCCGGGGCTGGAAGCTGCCATGGAGGATGAGCTGCTGGTGATGGATGGCAGCACGATGTGGCAGAAG GTGGAGGAGCTGAGCCGTGTGGAAGTGGATGCAGAGGAGAAAATGGGCAGGGTGGACCAGAGCCTGGTGCAG GAGGAGGTGGATGAGTTGTGTGACAGGCTGGAGATGAGCCAGCCCTTGTACCACCATGGCAACGGTCCCTACAACGATGTCAACATCCCTGGGTGTTGGTTCTTCAAGCTGCCTCACAAG GACGGGAATGAAAACAATGTGGGAAGCCCTTTTGCTAAGGATTTCCTGCCCCAGATGGAGGACGGCACCCTGCGGGCTGCTGTGGGCCGCACCCACGGGACCAGAGCCCTTGAGATTAACAAAATGATCTCATTTTGGAGGAATGCTCACAAGCGGATCAG TTCCCAGGTAGTGGTGTGGCTGAAGAAGGGAGAGCTGCCTCGCGTGGTGACCAG GCATCCTGACTATAACGAGGAGGACAATTACGGAGCCATCCTGCCGCAGGTGGTGACCGCAGGCACCATCACCCGCCGGGCGGTGGAGCCCACCTGGCTGACAGCCAGCAATGCCCGG GCCGACCGGGTGGGCAGCGAGCTGAAAGCCATGGTCCAGGTGCCACCCGGATACTCCCTGGTGGGCGCAGACGTGGATTCCCAGGAGCTCTGGATAGCTGCTGTCCTCGGCGAGGCGCACTTCGCCGGCATGCACG GCTGCACTGCCTTCGGCTGGATGACCCTGCAGGGCAAGAAGAGCAATGCGACAGACCTGCACAGCAAGACGGCTGCCACGGTGGGGATCAGCCGGGAGCACGCCAAGGTCTTCAACTACGGGCGCATCTACGGGGCCGGGCAGCCCTTCGCCGAGCGGCTGCTGATGCAGTTCAACCACCGGCTGACGCAGCAGCAGGCGCGTGAGAAGGCCCAGCAGATGTACGCGGTCACCAAGGGCATCCGCAG GTTTCATCTGTCTGAGGAGGGGGAGTGGCTGGTGAGGCAGCTGGACCTGGCTGTGGACAGGGCGGAGGACGGATCGGTGTCAGCCCAGGATGTCCAGCGACTCCAGAGAGAAGCCATGAAAAG GTCCCGGAAGAGGGGTAAGTGGAATGTGGTGGGGCACCGAGTGTGGGCTGGAGGCACCGAGTCAGAGATGTTCAACAAGCTGGAGAGCATCGCCTTATCCCCCACTCCACAGACCCCGGTGCTGGGCTGTCACATCAGCAGGGCCCTGGAGCCTGCCGTGGTCAAGGGGGAG TTTCTGACCAGCAGAGTGAACTGGGtggtgcagagctcagctgttGACTACCTGCACCTCATGTTGGTCGCCATGAAGTGGCTCTTCGAGGAGTTTGACATCAAGGGGCGCTTCTGCATCAGCATCCACGACGAGGTGCGTTACCTGGTCCAGCAGCAAGACCGCTACCgggcagccctggccctgcagatCACCAACCTCCTCACAAG